Proteins from a single region of Streptomyces spectabilis:
- a CDS encoding MerR family transcriptional regulator, whose protein sequence is MRIGELASRVGTTTRTLRYYESRGLLPARRDGHGHRTYDEGDVRLLEQIRTLQDFGFDLEETRPFVECLRSGHPAGDSCPASVAVYRRKLAELDALMEELGAVRAQVGAQLERAERALVELAADADAPGGPEPLCELAVRTERRGG, encoded by the coding sequence GCGGACACTGCGGTACTACGAGTCGCGCGGGCTGCTGCCCGCGCGGCGCGACGGCCACGGCCATCGCACCTACGACGAGGGCGACGTCCGGCTCCTGGAGCAGATCAGGACGCTTCAGGACTTCGGCTTCGACCTGGAGGAGACCCGGCCGTTCGTGGAGTGTCTGCGCTCCGGGCATCCGGCCGGTGACTCCTGTCCGGCGTCGGTGGCCGTGTACCGCCGCAAGCTGGCCGAACTCGACGCCCTGATGGAGGAGTTGGGCGCGGTTCGGGCACAGGTCGGCGCGCAGCTGGAGCGGGCCGAGCGGGCGCTCGTGGAACTGGCCGCCGACGCGGACGCTCCGGGCGGTCCGGAGCCGCTGTGCGAACTCGCTGTGCGAACCGAGCGACGTGGTGGATGA
- the trxA gene encoding thioredoxin: MSGVRAEGLAEVTDADFGFEVLSGERPVLVQFTAEWCGPCRQLAPVLGDIAREEAERLKVVRIDVDRNPETTVAYGVLSTPTLMVFRDGEPVWQVVGARAKRKLLGELEGAGVL; this comes from the coding sequence ATGAGTGGTGTGCGGGCCGAGGGTCTGGCCGAGGTGACGGACGCGGATTTCGGATTCGAGGTGCTGAGCGGTGAGCGGCCGGTGCTCGTGCAGTTCACGGCGGAGTGGTGCGGGCCGTGCCGGCAGCTGGCTCCGGTGCTCGGCGATATCGCGCGGGAGGAGGCGGAGCGGCTGAAGGTGGTGCGGATCGACGTGGACCGGAATCCGGAGACGACGGTCGCTTACGGCGTGCTTTCCACGCCGACGCTGATGGTGTTCCGCGACGGCGAGCCGGTGTGGCAGGTCGTCGGGGCGCGGGCGAAGCGGAAGCTGCTGGGCGAGCTGGAGGGGGCGGGCGTGCTCTGA
- a CDS encoding HelD family protein, with translation MSTEELREEQQFVSGLYARLDALREEAESAVSASLQQVGNGLQARLERDVLVAERSGLLAALDSSENGLCFGRLAFRDGRDHHIGRIGIRASDTERTPLVIDWRADVARPFYLATGHTPMGLRRRRHITTRGREVTALHDEILDLDDATRTGHEGADADEVLLAALGSARTGRMQDIVQTIQAEQDRIIRAPHRGVLVVEGGPGTGKTVVALHRAAYLLYAHRELLAKRAVLIVGPNPAFLGYISDVLPALGETGVLLASLGELFPGVTATGRDTPAAAEVKGRAELADVLRRALEDRQRLPEPGAPLIIEHDDGDLVLDWEIAYEARAAARETELPHNLARPTFAFHVIDALTAQLAERIGHDPYGGPNFLGPDDIAQLGKGIAASAEVHAAIEELWPALTPQRFVTDYLEEPAHLADADAAAVRRAPGAAWTPADVPLLDEAAELLGKDDSAALARAEAERQRQVAYAQGVLDVSYASRTYEFEDKDDEDAEVLLAHDIMDAERMAERHEEADHRGAAERAAADRTWAFGHIIVDEAQELSAMAWRLLMRRSPTRSMTLVGDPAQTAEAGGVGSWADILAPYVEERWEFARLGVNYRTPAEIMALAAEVPRRAGRPDFEPPRSVRATGVEPWARRVACGALAGAVAEAVADAPREGRLAVIAPRDLHAELAVKLPGVTAGELPDLTRPVVLLDPRQAKGLEFDTVFVVEPSRLDVSDLYVALTRATQRLGLLHTGPLPDTLPPGLAAD, from the coding sequence TTGTCAACCGAGGAATTGCGGGAAGAGCAGCAATTCGTCTCCGGGCTGTACGCGCGCCTCGACGCGCTGCGCGAGGAGGCCGAGTCCGCCGTGAGCGCGTCGCTCCAGCAGGTCGGCAACGGCCTCCAGGCGCGCCTGGAGCGCGACGTCCTGGTGGCCGAGCGGTCCGGGCTGCTCGCCGCGCTCGACTCCAGTGAGAACGGGCTGTGCTTCGGGCGGCTCGCGTTCCGCGACGGCCGCGACCACCACATCGGGCGGATCGGCATCCGCGCCTCCGACACGGAGCGCACGCCGCTCGTCATCGACTGGCGCGCGGACGTCGCGCGCCCCTTCTACCTCGCCACCGGGCACACCCCGATGGGGCTGCGCAGACGGCGGCACATCACCACCCGGGGCCGCGAGGTCACCGCTCTCCACGACGAGATCCTCGACCTCGACGACGCGACCCGCACCGGGCACGAGGGCGCCGACGCCGACGAGGTGCTGCTCGCCGCCCTCGGCTCCGCGCGCACCGGCCGCATGCAGGACATCGTGCAGACCATCCAGGCCGAGCAGGACCGCATCATCCGCGCCCCGCACCGCGGGGTCCTCGTCGTCGAGGGCGGCCCCGGCACCGGCAAGACCGTCGTCGCGCTGCACCGCGCGGCGTATCTGCTGTACGCGCACCGGGAGTTGCTCGCCAAGCGGGCCGTCCTGATCGTCGGGCCCAACCCGGCCTTCCTCGGCTACATCAGCGACGTGCTGCCCGCGCTCGGCGAGACCGGGGTGCTGCTCGCCTCGCTCGGCGAGCTGTTCCCCGGGGTCACGGCGACCGGCAGGGACACGCCCGCGGCAGCCGAGGTCAAGGGCCGCGCCGAGCTGGCCGACGTGCTGCGGCGGGCCCTGGAGGACCGGCAGCGACTGCCCGAGCCCGGGGCCCCGCTGATCATCGAGCACGACGACGGCGACCTCGTCCTGGACTGGGAGATCGCCTACGAGGCGCGGGCCGCGGCGCGCGAGACCGAGCTGCCGCACAACCTCGCGCGGCCCACGTTCGCCTTCCACGTCATCGACGCGCTCACCGCGCAGCTCGCCGAGCGCATCGGCCACGACCCGTACGGCGGGCCCAACTTCCTCGGGCCCGACGACATCGCCCAGCTCGGCAAGGGCATCGCGGCCAGCGCCGAGGTGCACGCGGCGATCGAGGAGCTGTGGCCCGCGCTCACCCCGCAGCGGTTCGTCACCGACTATCTGGAGGAGCCCGCGCACCTGGCCGACGCGGACGCCGCCGCCGTGCGCCGGGCCCCCGGCGCGGCCTGGACGCCCGCCGACGTACCGCTGCTCGACGAGGCCGCCGAGCTGCTCGGCAAGGACGACAGCGCGGCGCTCGCCCGCGCGGAGGCGGAGCGGCAGCGGCAGGTCGCGTACGCGCAGGGCGTGCTGGACGTGTCGTACGCGTCGCGTACGTACGAGTTCGAGGACAAGGACGACGAGGACGCCGAGGTCCTCCTGGCGCACGACATCATGGACGCCGAGCGGATGGCCGAGCGGCACGAGGAGGCCGACCACCGCGGTGCGGCCGAGCGGGCCGCCGCGGACCGGACCTGGGCGTTCGGGCACATCATCGTCGACGAGGCGCAGGAGCTGTCCGCGATGGCCTGGCGGCTGCTCATGCGGCGCTCGCCGACGCGGTCCATGACGCTCGTCGGCGATCCCGCGCAGACGGCGGAGGCCGGGGGTGTCGGCTCCTGGGCGGACATCCTCGCGCCGTACGTCGAGGAGCGGTGGGAGTTCGCGCGGCTCGGCGTCAACTACCGGACGCCCGCGGAGATCATGGCCCTCGCGGCGGAGGTGCCCCGCAGGGCGGGGCGGCCCGACTTCGAACCGCCGCGGTCGGTACGGGCCACCGGCGTGGAGCCCTGGGCCCGGCGCGTGGCCTGCGGTGCGCTGGCGGGCGCCGTCGCGGAGGCCGTCGCGGACGCTCCCCGCGAGGGGCGGCTCGCGGTCATCGCTCCCCGTGACCTCCACGCGGAGCTTGCCGTGAAGCTGCCCGGCGTCACCGCGGGGGAGCTGCCCGACCTCACCCGGCCCGTCGTCCTCCTCGATCCCCGGCAGGCCAAGGGCCTCGAATTCGACACGGTGTTCGTGGTCGAGCCGTCCCGCTTAGACGTCAGCGACCTGTACGTCGCCCTGACCCGAGCCACCCAACGCCTCGGCCTCCTCCACACGGGCCCGCTCCCGGACACCCTGCCCCCGGGACTCGCGGCGGACTGA